The Theobroma cacao cultivar B97-61/B2 chromosome 1, Criollo_cocoa_genome_V2, whole genome shotgun sequence genome contains the following window.
TGTAGGATCCACCCTACCTTGGATGATTCTAATGGAGCAAAAGATGTAAGCAACAATACAATTGCAAGGTTGGCTGCTCAAATTCAAAGTCTGCAAGAGCTAAAGATAAAGAGAATGCAGAAGGTTAGTACTAGTATAATATAGTtaccttttcattttcatgttttaatgCATTGAACATTTGTTTCTGCTTGGTATTTCTGATCCTTTGAGCCACTTTACCAGATTCAAGAGCTTGCATCCACCTTGTTGGAGCTTTGGCATTTGATGGACACACCGGCAGAGGAACAACACATGTTTCTGAATGTTACCAGTAAAATTGCAGCTTCTGAACCAGAAATTACGGAGCCCAATATGCTCTCCATTGACTGTATTAAAAATGTTAGAACACTATTTTAGACTCATGATTTTTTAGTCCTTCTCAATTGTACTTGTTGACTTTTACTGCTAATTATATGGGGAATGAATTGTATGAGCGATTTTGTGTAGGTTGAGGAGGAAGTTTCTAGGCTGGAGCAGCtcaaaacaagtaaaatgaaGGAAATTGTTCTGAAAAAGAAGGTCGAATTAGAGGATATGTGCAGGAGGACTCACATGGTATTGGAAGCACTTATTTCAACAGATTATTCGATTGAAGCTATGGAGTCTGGTAAATACCTGAGCACAAACCATTGCTTGTTCTATCATTTGTATAATGTGAAGAAATTTACTTCTGTTACCCTGACTCGTGAGTTTTCAACAGCATGATTAATGGGTTACTGGAGATTCTGAATAATAGATGTGCAAGAGGATGCATTTTTTGTTATCCTTGGATTTCCAATTTTTGAGGAatgtcttttgatttaattcTAAAATGAACTTTGCATGAAAGGGCCATGATTCACGAATACTCTCTTGGTTATTTGTCTGAATTGTTTTGCAGGTGCCATTGATCCTCTGTACCTGTTGGAACAAATTGACCTTCAGATTTCAAAGGTTAGAGAGGAAGCTTTCAGTCGCAAAGAAGTACTTGAGAAGGTGGAAAAGTGGTTGGCGGCATGTGAAGAAGAAAGCTGGCTGGAAGAGTACAATAGGGTTGGAATCAAACTTACCTTGCTTTTGTGAATAATATACAGTCTTGGTTTTTACACCTAGGTTGAGGACTTTCATATTGTCCAAACTTTAGGATGACAACCGTTATAATGCCGGAAGAGGCGCACACCTCAGTCTGAAACGTGCTGAGAAAGCTCGAGCGGTTGTTAACAAAATTCCTGGTAAATTTCTCCACCAAACTCGTTTTCTCTGCCACAAGTGTATGCAGCAAACCAGCTATATAGCAGTGAAGGATctaaaagaaattattgatTGTCCAAAGGTTTTGTGTTGGGTTTAAATACTGGCCTGGTAATGTGTTCACATCTTTATAACTGATCTATgttactatttatttatttatttttgttttggttgGCTTTGGTGCAGCAATGGTGGAGGCTTTAACTTTAAAAACCACAGCTtgggagagggagagagagactGAGTTTTTGTATGATGGAGTGAGCACTTTTCCTACGTACTATTAAATTTTGGGACAAGACTATGCATCAAATCAAAAATTGATTTGTTCAAATCTTATATAAGTTGTGCACTTTGGCTTAATACTTGATTTGCTCAAAGTTAAGATGCCATGGCgttgttttttctttaaatactTGTTATAGCCAATTGCCATTGCTCTGTTTTTCTAGTAATTGCTTTCTTCTAAGTAATCGTatgatgatatttttaattgtatttaGAGACGACTTCTTTCTGTACTCGAGGACTACAGCATCCTAAGGCAAGAGAAAGAACTAGAGAGGCAGAGGCAGAGAGTATGTGCTGTGATTCGATTAATCTTTTAGGCCTTGGTTTGATGATAACAAGTTTCTCATCTTAACTTGTGCTTGAATTTTTGTGTTTCAGGACCACAAGAAATTTCACGGACAGCTGATAGCAGAGCAGGAAGCACTTTATGGCTCAAAACCCAGCCCATCAATAAGCGGAAAGAAGGCTCCTAGAATGCCAACAGTCGGTGCCAGTGATAGAAAACTCTCTCTCGGTGGAGCAATGCTGCAGCAAGTAAAGCCTGAAAAACCTGCTACTCGTCTCCATCCTAATAAGAAGGCTgattatttgaatcaaaacagCTTCCTAAATCACCAACGATCCAGTGGTTTCGCAGCAAACTCTGGTTAGAAGATGAACAATACTGTTTTCCTTGTTTAGGCGATTGATTTCGTTTTAGCCATCGAATTTTAGACATATAACATTGGAAACATATTCTCTGCCTTTCCTTTTGTAGTTAAGAGAAACTCTGAGGTTCCTGCTCGTGTAATAAAAAAGCAACCCTTAAGTGCAGCAAAGGTGCGTGAAAATGAGTCACCAGCAGTTCGAAAGCCTCTTTCTCCCGTTTCTTTTGCAGTGAACTCCAAAGCCAACATTGTGAATTTTACGGAAGATCAGAAGAAAGTGAAGAACGGACAAAGACTAAATCCTGGTTGCCAGACACCAACGGGAGTACCTGCCAAGCCAACCTTGATTGGTGACGATGAAAACAGAACCCCGAAAGCAATGCCGATTCCAATGCCAACAACTCCATCAACAGTGTCAGCTCCCATGCTTATGGCAATGACGCCTGCTACTCCAGCAACTTTGGGTGCTTACAAAGTTGAAAATGTGTTGGAACGAGTCCAACAAGTTGAATACTCGTTTGAAGAGTTAAGGGCTGGGTTTTTTCTATCCTAAAGCCCCAGCAAAACCCCAATATGACGTGCGTCAAGTGGGAAAGAACTCCTAGTCAACCTTATTCCTTCCTAACTTTCCCCTTTTGAGTTTTCATATTtacagaaaaaaagaaaaataaaatagcaaGGACTTCCTCCTTTCTACATGCGTGGTTACAAAGTCAATTTGATCGGCGATTTTAGTGTCAACCCATTTGACTGAGTGTTGAATTCGGATCATGCTTTGGACAGTAAGCAAAGGTTTGATGAATTGATGGTTTACAAATGTATTAAATGTTTCATCAGTGGCTATCGGGCACTTGTCAGGAAGGACGGCCCTCCATCCTTTTCGGTGGAGACAATTTATTTAGCGCGCAGACCATATCCAAAATTTCCAAATGCTGGTCAGTGTAAGTTGGGTACAGCTTATCTCAAGTAATCTTTGAAAAAGTTTCAAATAGTAGGGCCCCCCTGTCTTGATAGGCATGTCGCACTCCGTATCAACGTGGCTGTCTCTCGGACAGGCATACCTCGGACAAGTGTAACATAACTAGTCCACCAAACTTAGTTCAGGATTTTCATTTGACTGGCTCGCACATGACGGGGGCCTCTGCTGAAAATCACCAGCCAATCAGATTCTTGCATCTGTGACAAGAATTTTTCCATGAGTTTTTAATTCGAGTCGTGTTCTACAGCTTGCCATCAGCCGCGGCTAGTTTGGCTAggcattttaatttaatttaatgagaAGGATGCTGTCTTCACATCAACACAACTTCTTTTGCCTGGAACCTGAAGGGTTAGCGAATTTTAAGCCCCTTAGTCAAACTGAGGTGGAAATTTTGACTGCAGGCCTTTTTTTCGGAGTTTGAATATTGAAAAGGCAAACAATTTTGCCAAATTCTAACTACACACTCAGAAATCTTAAATTGGGGTAATTATTAGGTAAAGAGTAAACGAGTTGGATCCAAATTCATTTAATGTGATATAATTGAGGAACCCAGCAAATGGGGattcaatttaataaataataaaatatatatttaatgtaaatttgatccaagattttcaaaaatttttttagaaattcTTGACTGTCCATAAAAGGTAAAGATAACCTTACATAAGGCATCAGAGTCGCGTGCCAGAGTATCCAATCATATTCTACCATCAGAGATCTGCTTTTCACCCTCAGGTGACGCAATCACCACTCAATCACCAACCTAATTATTACCAGaaggaaaatgagaagaaattccaaaaaaaaaaaagaaagtctACACTCTACGGTGGCATAAAcgtgaataagaaaaaaaccaaaggGCAAAATGTAAGATGCTCATACTTTATTTGcctaaaaagacaaaaagcaGGTCAGCGGCAAAAAAAAGGGTCGGCCTCCAACGCCAACTTTGCAGCTTAAAATAGAAGACgcaaataatattattttaggaACGCTATTTGCTTTACTTTTTCTCCTCTTTAATTCCCCTATCTTTTTTGACTaaatttactattttacccctttttaattcaatttttcaaaattcaattttccCCTCACGGACGTGAAATTCCCTCTTAACCAAATTTTATATATCGGGGTTATCAATTTTACCTACTAATGATTATTTTAACCAccttattataatattttatttattcatattttgtatttttcactttttatttttccctgTGTTCGTTCAAAGTAAGTCTCTGTTCAGACAAGGGAagacacaaaaaaaaaaaaaaaaaaaacccggCCAGCGGTTTTTCTGAAACCagtgtttgtgtttttttataatcgaaaacagtttttttttctcagcaAACAAACagtttctatttttattctttattattgtagtttagatttatattttttttttggaaaaaaaaattctgttTGGTTGGCTAGAAAAAAGCGTTTGAAAGTACTTTGATTTCAGTACTGGAATAATGTGAAGCAGTTGAGAGGAACAGTGTCAGTGAAGAGTTTTCTGGGCTGTACTTATAAGTTACAGGTCATGATCTCTACATTTTAACATCTTTTCACTTCAAAGTTTGTttgttgtaaaaaaaaaaaaattcctccCCTTTatgattttctcttttatcatttctttaagatgaaaattgaagtttttatttttggtttgagttacagtttgattttttttacagtcttagaaaaaatttaagttaaaGTTAATCTGGGTAGTTTTTGGAAAGTTTTCATGTTTAACTATCGGCAGTGTTTCTAGTTTGATTATGTAAATATTCTTTAATTAGTGTTAAAAGACTTTGATCTTGTGAACAAGACAGAAAGCAAAGGTTTGAGTAAAGTAGTTTCACTTGTGACTgttcattaaattttattctgtAATGTTTTTCCTGAGGATCTTTGTGTTTAGAAGTTTTCAGCCTTCCTAATCTCTTAAAATTGCAACTTGGGTCAGAAGATGGTGGAGCATTcttttttaaagtaattttttttttttgtgtagAAGTGTAAAACTTTCAGGAAAATTTTATCTTCTGACACTGTTTTAcatcttttcttgtttctgaATTGTTaatgaatttcaaagttaGAGTAATCTTTGTTTCAGCAGCAGGTCAAAGAGAACACTGAATTAATCCCAAATAactattctttttcttctgttAATCAGTAGTCTTGGGTTTACTTTGAGAACATTGTGTTCATTGTCAGTTTTCTGATTTTGATTGATGGATTTCTGTTCTGTAGGTGGTTGGCTGTGACTCTGTAAGTTAGCTGTAGTTATTGTGAATAGTTTCTTTGTGCAATATATGCATGGAGTCAAATTCAGGAGTTACAGTGATAGGAGCAGAAGCTCCATCAGCTTATCACATGGCACCAAGGACAGAGAATGCTAACCAGATTGGTGGTGGCTCAACGACAGTGGACGCCTCGCCAGTTAGTGTAGGATTGACTGGAAGTAcggaaaagaagaagagaggtAGGCCTAGGAAATATGGACCAGATGGGACAATTGCCAGGGCATTGTCGCCAATGCCTATTTCCACATCTGTCCCGCCCGGAGGAGGTGAGTTCTCTAGTGGAGGAAAGCGGGGAAGAGGGCGAGGCAGTGGTTACCAGATTAAGCATCAGAAGGGAACGGAAATGGAGAATTTAGGTAATAAGCCCTTTCGAAGAAAGTTATTTCTTacttaattcaaattttagcaTGTTGTTTTAGTTTGAGTTTTGCTATGTGGATTTGCTGAGGATCGTACAAATTTCATGTTATAAATTTTGTATGAATAGTAATGTTCCTGGTTTCGTTTTTGTTTCTTGGAGTATGCTTCAAACTAAGTCCAATTAGTTCTGCACTAGGGTTTTGAAACAGATCACCTGATTTATTTGGAATTTTCTGAATTCCTCTTTGAAAGATTCCATATAAGAAGTCACTCCCTAATAATACTTGTTAAACTTTTTGTGGGACCTTATCAAGAGATGCTCTTTTCAGATTTGGAAGTATAATGCTGGTTCTGTGAATGAAAAAGTGGCCTTTTTGTGGGGTTGTTGTGACCGTGTGAGGTTGAGGAATATTCTTCTTTTGGCTAAGATTTGTTTCTGCTTGCCTTTCCATCACGGATTTTTCAAGATGCTTCCAATGATAGAAACAGAATGAAACCTGTTAAAGCAGCAAGATTGCTTGATTGGTAATGTCTTTTACTTACCAAGGATGAGGAGACAGAAAATATATTTCTATTCCTGAACTTCTGGAATCTGGTTTCCTGAAGTATTAACGGGCTTTGTTGCATAAATACATTGCTTGTTCTGAGTTGAAATCCTTTGTTGAATTCATGCCAAATCTCAACCATGTACTAGATCTATATCGGTAGCTTGACAAACAGGGCTAAAGTGTATATTAGCATATAACTTTTTTACCTCAACAGCAAAATTCCATATTTACAGATGtttattaattgttttgtAGGCGAGTGGGCTGCTACTTCCGTTGGAACAAATTTTACGCCACATGTCATCACTGTCAATGCTGGTGAGGTATGTTACATAGGGGAAACTGATAGGAGAATAGCTTTGTTAAGTTTTGAGGGAAACATTTTTATCATTCATTTCTATCATTGTCAAAGCCATATTCTGGGTCCTTTCTTTTTGTGGCTGTTAGTGATCTTTCAGATTGTGGTGGATCTTTTCCTTGTTCATAGATCTAAACCTTAGTCCTTGACACATGGCTACTGACAAATCTTGAAGTCTATTTCCAACCGGCTGAACTATTACAAGAATTAGTAAAATACTAAAATGGATACTCAGAGAATACATGAAGTTTAATTTTGTTGTGTGTTTGGGGAGAATTTGTTGATCTCTAAGGTGTTTGTTATCGtagtttttcttcttgaaCTATGAGATTCgcattaaagataattttaatgGTGGGATTTTtatctattcttttctttcctcaatGTTCAGGAGGGTATTCTTCATCACTAAATCTACCTTTATCCTAACTTCATCTTTGATATTCTGTGGTCTTTAAGGATGTAACGATGAAGGTGATATCATTTTCTCAACAAGGACCAAGAGCTATTTGCATTCTATCTGCTAATGGAGTAATTTCAAATGTTACACTCCGTCAGCCTGATTCTTCTGGGGGTACTCTGACATATGAGGTTAGACAAATTAGATATTACCATCACATTCCAAATTACGTGGAGtttcaataatatttatagtttgtatgcaaagtttagTATCTCACTAATGTATGCAAAgtttgttatttattaaaaaaagtgtAGTACGTCAATGCTTGTGTTTGATTCTGGGATATGAATCAAGGCTTGTTGCATGATGTGCTTCAAACAAGGTTTGAAACGATAcagatattttaaattgtaaaacatgtatgattttaatgtttgcaGGAGTGTTTTTATGTGTATAAATTTGTCAAGCTATTGAAGAAGATATGATTTCTGAAGAGATAATTCTTTGAACTGGTACTCTTATTAATTTTAGAGGTTTATTTATGTCTACGATTGTTCAGAATGAGCTGGCACATTGAAAACGATGTATGCTGTTGAGAATTTACTTATAATTCTCTGGTGTAACTTGAAGTTCTACCTAGCAAGCATTTTGTCATGACCAGATTCAAATTATCAGTGCCTTTGACTGAGGAACTGATCATAAGAAGATGATTCATATCATTCTCCAAGACAAATGCTACTTTGGTGTGTGAAATAGTCATGCCACAAAGATAAAAATGTCACATAAAGATCAAACTGTTGCTGAATACTCAtgaattaaaatatctaaGACAAACTGTTTGAAGGGACAGGAAGGGGCATAACTTGCAATTATGATGAGGAATTTTAGGATTAATCTTAGTAACCAGTGGCTCATCTATATGGgaggaagaaagagagagaaagaggattTGTTTGTTAATGAACTTCTTATGGTgttttgattttcaaattctttaaaaaaagaaaatccctcatccttctattttcttgtagGGTCGCTTTGAAATACTTTCCTTGTCTGGATCCTTCATGCCAACAGAAACTCAAGGAGCAAGAAGCCGCTCTGGTGGGATGAGCGTGTCTTTGGCAAGCCCTGATGGCCGTGTTGTAGGGGGAGGAGTTGCTGGGCTTCTGGTAGCTGCCAGTCCTGTACAGGTAAGTGGTTTGGGTGTTAAATTTGCCCTTAATATTTTAGAAGCAATAATATGCTTAATATGGGGGCTTCTCCTGCTGCAAGTGATGTCTGATTGATTGTCTATTGGCTCTCATACTGGTACTAGTCTGAGCAGCATGCTGAGCATCTGAGTAGATGCATCCTTGCCTACGAGAACAAGAATTTGCATGAGTCAACAAACATGCATGAGACTTGCGTCAAAGTTGTAGAAAAGTGGAATCGGTCTTTGCTCATTCTAACATTTCCAGACATTTATGTGGTTTCCTGAACAATTTAAGGAGAGTCTTTGAGTTATGTTGAAATGAATGCTGGTCTTGAACACTTTGCTTAATGTTTTGTTGAGTTATCAGGTTGTGGTAGGCAGCTTTTTACCGAGCAACCAGCATGAGCAAAAGCCCAAGAAGCCGAAAAATGAGTCCGTACCAGCTACCATCGCACCTAACTCAACTATAGTTGCTGAACCTGCTTCAAATGCAGAAAAAGAGGATGGCATAAGTGGACTTTCACAACAAAATACAAGTGCCCTGAAACCGAACCTTACGAACCCGGCCTTCCGAAGAGAAAATTGGGCCACCATGCAGGAGCCAAGAAATTCACCAACTGATATCAACATTTCTTTACCCGCAggttaatttgataaaatcagAGTCAATTCATCTCAAGAGTCTGACTAGATCGATTCCCTGATGTTTCTTTACAACCGGTGGAGTGTATGTGTTCTTGAATATTACTGTAGGATAAAATAGGATTAGCATCCCTGATATCCAGCTAGGTTTATTATTCCAGGCAAGGAGACATCCTTTTTTCTGATTGATGAATTTATTGATGACAATTAAGGAGTAGTGAATTTTTAGTCATCTTTTCTTAATCTGATTTCATTGATAAAACCCatgattaaaatgatttttaacatCCTTATTTGTTTCAATATATTAATGGAATTTTGGCAATGGCGCATGCAATGATATGAAAATGATCTCCACCAGTAGTGACTGACAACTATTTCTACCTACATTTGGGTTATGGTTGAGCAACCCACTAAAAGTTTTGTACAGTATGCAGCTCAGCACCTTTGCCGTACAATGATGCAAGATGAGTGACGATCTTCCTCCATGAATCAAGAGAGGCTGGAGATTAAAGAATAGAATGACCATCAATAAAAACAACTGCCAAAATGATCCACTAGCAAGACTTTTCAAAGTATTAATTTCCTAATTTTGTTGTTAATTGATATGTTTGTGTGTGTACATGTTTCTATATGTTATTATCTTCTGCTCCAAATATCAAATGAGACCAGACCAGGCTGGACAGCAAACGATTAACTCCGGAAATTAAATGAGGCTaagatgaatccatatgttgTCACCGGACATCTGACCCATGTCTACAGTAAATTAATGAGAAAGCGAGAGACTTCATGGGTTTTGGATAAGTCTACTGCCACATAAGTAAACAGAAGACAAATTGACTAACTCCAGCTGCTAGTTTCCCACATATTATAAGTCTTAAGTAaccttttctttaaatattttgcAGCTTTCCACAAGATTCAGATTTCCAACCCATATCAAGTCACTTTCTTCTTAAAATTGTCGAGTACTGTAACCAATCCGTTTGGTTTCCTGTTCCTATCACAATGTGAATGCTGAGAAATATCCTTAACAACTGAtccttttggttttaaaatgcAGATTATTTGACCGAAACTGACATAAGTAGATTGTAGAATTGATCATAACCACCAACATGGAAGTTTCGACAGAATGTGATTGCTGAGAAATTTCCTCGGCAACCATAAATAACTTATCCTTTCTCAACTCTGGTTAGCAAACCTTTTCCACTGTTTAGTGATTGAAGTCTCTCATTAACATCACAAATTACAACTGTTTATAAAGGCCATGAAAGAAAGATCTCCTTCCGCTTGGAAAGAGAGTGAAAATATCCTCTTCGGGCATGAAGGGAGCTAGGTTTCCTGCCTTTTGGTTTCTAAGTATCCCTTTCATGATCTTCTTCACTTTGTTACTCTCATCAGTCCCTAAGCACCATGAACATCTTTTCTCCACCCACGACTTCATCGACGTGCCAAAATCTAGGAGTACAGTAGCTGTGTTTGTCATGTTCAACGTTATCATCATCACTGTCTTTATTGGATGCCCTAAGCCATCTGATCATC
Protein-coding sequences here:
- the LOC18614293 gene encoding AT-hook motif nuclear-localized protein 1, whose product is MESNSGVTVIGAEAPSAYHMAPRTENANQIGGGSTTVDASPVSVGLTGSTEKKKRGRPRKYGPDGTIARALSPMPISTSVPPGGGEFSSGGKRGRGRGSGYQIKHQKGTEMENLGEWAATSVGTNFTPHVITVNAGEDVTMKVISFSQQGPRAICILSANGVISNVTLRQPDSSGGTLTYEGRFEILSLSGSFMPTETQGARSRSGGMSVSLASPDGRVVGGGVAGLLVAASPVQVVVGSFLPSNQHEQKPKKPKNESVPATIAPNSTIVAEPASNAEKEDGISGLSQQNTSALKPNLTNPAFRRENWATMQEPRNSPTDINISLPAG
- the LOC18614292 gene encoding 65-kDa microtubule-associated protein 4 yields the protein MLSHKSEQLARIETTCGSLLCELQKIWDEVGEADDERDTTLLDLEQECLKVYTRKVDEAKECRTKLHRDIAIAKGEISDICASIGENPVHPDLKPGGNLKEELETIGPLLEDMRRKKVERINQFIGVIDQIQKISNEILGFKEQDGNKLLVDETNLSLRRLEELHRELHELQNEKINRLNQVQGHLNTINSLCTVLGMDFIQTICRIHPTLDDSNGAKDVSNNTIARLAAQIQSLQELKIKRMQKIQELASTLLELWHLMDTPAEEQHMFLNVTSKIAASEPEITEPNMLSIDCIKNVEEEVSRLEQLKTSKMKEIVLKKKVELEDMCRRTHMVLEALISTDYSIEAMESGAIDPLYLLEQIDLQISKVREEAFSRKEVLEKVEKWLAACEEESWLEEYNRDDNRYNAGRGAHLSLKRAEKARAVVNKIPAMVEALTLKTTAWERERETEFLYDGRRLLSVLEDYSILRQEKELERQRQRDHKKFHGQLIAEQEALYGSKPSPSISGKKAPRMPTVGASDRKLSLGGAMLQQVKPEKPATRLHPNKKADYLNQNSFLNHQRSSGFAANSVKRNSEVPARVIKKQPLSAAKVRENESPAVRKPLSPVSFAVNSKANIVNFTEDQKKVKNGQRLNPGCQTPTGVPAKPTLIGDDENRTPKAMPIPMPTTPSTVSAPMLMAMTPATPATLGAYKVENVLERVQQVEYSFEELRAGFFLS